The Pseudofrankia sp. DC12 region TCCACGCGCCCAGCCTGCGTCTCGACGTCTCCGGTGGCACGGCGAAGGTGAGCGCGCGCTGCGGCCGGACCTTCACGCTCAGCTGCGGCGCCACCCTGCGGATCACCGTCCCGGCCGGCCTGACGGTGGTGGCGCACTCGTCGTCCGGTGACATCCGGGCGACCGGCCTGCGCGGTTCGCTCGACCTCGGCACGTCGTCCGGCAACGTCATCATCTCCGGCGGCTCCGGCACGGCCCGGCTGAGCACGTCGTCAGGCGACGTGCGCGCCGCCGGGCTGGCCGCCACGTCCGTGTACGCGCACTCGTCATCCGGCAACGTGTCGCTGCGGCTGACGGTCGTGCCCGACGACGTGACGGCGACGTCGTCAAGCGGCGACGTGCGGGTCGCGGTGCCGGACACCCAGCTGCCGTATCTGGTCACGGCGCACTCGTCGTCCGGCGACCGGACCATCGGGGTCCGCACCGACCCGACCGCCCCGCGCCAGATCACCGTGCGAACCAGCTCGGGCAACGTCTCAGTCGTCTACGGGCCCGAGAACCAGCGACCGTGACCGCCGGGTCACGCCGTTTCGGCGCGGCCGCCCGCCGGGAATGCCGGGCTCGTCCTGGGCGTCCGGCCCGCGGCCGCGCGGAATGCCGTCACACGGTGCCGCCGTCGTTTACGCGCGAATCAGGTTTTAGGGTCAGAGCTGTCGGATACAGGACACCGAAGAGGTTCGCCGCCCGGCGCGCATTGCGCACTACGATCCCCATACCGGCACCGGGTCGGGGGCGCGACACCGGAACCGGCCGCCGGCATTGTGCCCATGCACGGGACGCTGCTGGCCACTCCAAACGACGCGGGAAGTCCGTCCGCCTCTGGTGGCCCTGGAACGTATAGGTGGTCGGATGCCTGACGACCGCGGCTCGCAACACCAGGTAGACCCGGAAGTAGACCCGGAACAAAGAAACAGCGCGGCGCCACGGGAGGCCGCCCGTGCTCTCGACCGGTCGGCCATGGGCCGCCGGTTCTTCCTCGCCGATCCGCGCTCCCAGAGCGGGCCCGGCCGGGCACGCCTCGCCGAGATCGCGGCCGAGCTCGCCGACCCGGACGCCGCGGCGCGCTGGTACCGACGGCTCGGCCTCGAGGCGCTGGCCGCGATCGCGGCGCCGCACGTCCAGCTGACCGTGCTGCTGGCCGGGGAGCCGCCGGCGGGCGGCGCCGGCCGGCAGGCCCGCCAGCAGGTCCAGGCCGCCCTGGAGGGGCGTGGGCTCGGCTGGCTGTGCGACGACGGCGCGCGCGGCGACCACGCCGAACGCGCCTGGGACGCGCTCTACGCGGCCCACTACGGCGTCGACGACGCGGTGGCCCAGGTTGAGTGCCTGACCCAGGTGCTCGCGGTGTGCCGGCTCGCGGAGCTCGCCTACTCAGGCGCCGATCCGGGGCGGCGGGAGCTCGCCGACGCGGCCTCGGCCCGGCCGATGGTGCCGGCCGAGATCTACCGGCCGCAGCGCGGCCGCCGGCAGCGGCCACCCGACCAGGTCGTCCAGGCGGTCGCCATGCCGGTCGCGCGGGCCGAGCTCGACCGGGTCTCCCTGGACGGCGCGCTCGACCCGGCCGCCCTGCGGTCTGTTGCCGACGACACCTGACGGCCGCCGGTCCGAGGCCGGGCCGCCCGCGGCGGGGCGCGCGGTCAGGCGGGCAGGACGGCCGCCACCCCGGTGAGCAGGGCGCGACCGGCCACCGGGCTCGCGGCGAGGACGGCGTCCGCGGCGGTCTCGGCCGCGCCGCGCCGGCCGGTCGCCAGCAGGCAGAAGTCGACCACGTCGAGGCGGACCTCGGCGCCGGGCAGCTGTGCGCCGGCTGGCCCGTCGAGGGCCGCCTCGGGTACGGCCAGCGGTTCCCGGCCGGGGCCGACGAGCCACCGGCCGACGACCGCGGCGCCGCCCGTCCGGCCGCCGGCGGCCCGGCCGGCCGGGCCGACCCGGGTCAGGGTCAGTCTGAGCGGACCTAGGTCGCCGCCCGCGCCGTCCGGACCGCCGAGCCACCGCACCCGGCCGAGCGCAAGCCGGGTCGCCGCGTGCAGCTCGGCGGCGCGCAGCGGCGGCAGCCGGACCCCGGCCGCCGCGGCGATCGCCGCGCCGTCGAGCCAGGTGCCGAGCATCCGGCTGGTCAGGTGGTCCTCGACGGGCGCGGTCCAGCCGAAAACGTCGACCGGGGTCCGGGCCGCCTCCGGTTCACGCCCGGCGAGCCAGGCGCACAGCCCGCGCGCGCCCTCGTGCCAGGTGCGCCACAGCAGCACCGGCGGCCAGAAGACGGGGGGCCAGAACACGGCCGGCCAGTAGGCGGCCGGGCGGACCGCGGGCGCGCCGACCGCGGGCCCCTCAGGGCGACCACCGCCAGTCGGGCCGCCGGCCCGCGGGCCGGGCGCGGCGGCGGGGCTGGCTGAGGCGATCCCCTCGGCGGCCGGACCGGAGCCGGCCTGGGCCAGCGCGCCGGCGACGGGGATGCCGATCGCCGCCGCCAGGGCGGCGTCCAGACCGGCCAGGCGGGCGACCACCTCGCGCGGGGTGCGGCCGTCGTGACCGGTCGGCCGGTCCCAGTCGAGCACGCTCAACTCGGCGAGCACCCGGTCCACCGTCGCCGTCCAGGCCGCGAACGGCGCCGCGTAGGGCGGGGTGGCGGCGGCCGCCGGGCGGTAGGCGAGCGCCGTGGCGAGCAGTTCGACCCGCGGGTCCGCGCCGTCGTCGTCCAGCGGTCCGGCCGGCCCGGTGAGCAGGCCGCGGAGGCGGGGCCGCGGCCGGCGGGCCGGGCCGGGCCCACGGGTCTCGACGTGCCGGGCACCGCGGGCGGGCTGCTCGGCGACGTACTGGCGGGTCGCAGCGGCCAACGCGGCGGCGAGTTCGTCGTCCTCGGCCGGGAAGCGCAACGGGTGCTCCCACAGCCGGGCCAGCACCGACCGCACGGCGGCGGCCCGGTCCGCGTCGGGGTGGCCGGCGGCGGCCGCGAGCAGGGCCGCGGAGAACCTGGTGTAGGCGTCGGCGAGCGCGGTCGGGTCACCCGTGGCGAGCCGGCCGGACAGCCGGGCGGCGCCGGCCCCGGCCAGCAGCGGCGGGCCCGCCGGGACCGCCGCGAGCCGGGAGTCGGTCGTCGCCACGGGCGCAGTGTCGCACGCGGGGGCGCGCCGATCCCCCAGCCTTCGTGATCCGGACGATCAGACCACAGCACCGGCCCGGGAGCCGCCGCGAGCCTTGCCGGGCGCGCACAGTGGAGGCATGGGACGGGCGAGCACACGGCGGCGAATCGTGCGGGTGACCGTAGGGGCCACGCCGGGCCCTCGGGTCGACACGGTCGCCGGCGAGGAGCCGCTGGAGCTCCGGCTGCGCGGGAGGCCACTCGCCGTCACGATGCGCACCCCGGGGGACGACCTGGACCTCGCGGTCGGATTCCTCGTCGGCGAGGGGCTGATCGGCTCGGGCGCCGACGTGCGGTCGATGCGGTACTGCGCCGGCGCCGACGAGGACGGCGGGCAGACGTACAACGTGCTCGACCTGGTGCTCGACCCGGCGGTGCCCGAGCCGGACCTGTCCGCCGCGGCCCGCTCCTTCTACATGACCAGCTCGTGCGGGCTGTGCGGGAAGGCGAGCATCGACGCGATCCGGCTGCGCTCCCGGTACGGCGTCGCCGACGATCCGCTGCGGGTCGAGGCGGCGGCACTTGCCGGGCTGCCCGCGGCGCTGCGCCGGGCGCAGCGGCTGTTCGCGGCCACGGGCGGGCTGCACGCCGCCGCGCTCGCCGACGGACGAGGGCGCCTCGAGCTGGTCCGCGAGGACGTCGGGCGGCACAACGCCGTCGACAAGGTCGTCGGCGCGGCGGCCCGGGCCGGGCTCCTGCCGCTGCACGGGCGGGTGCTGCTGGTCAGCGGGCGGGCATCGTTCGAACTGACCCAGAAGGCGCTGCTGGCCGGGATCCCGGTACTCGCCGCGGTGTCGGCGCCGTCGTCGCTCGCGGTGGACCTGGCGGCCGAGAGCGGGATGACGCTCGTCGGCTTCCTGCGGGGCGACTCGATGAACGTCTACGCCGGGGCCGAACGGGTCGTCACGGGGAGCGGCCAGGCCGAGCCGCGCAGAGCGGCCGCCGAGCTGGCCGCGGCGGCCGCCGCCACGGCGCGCGACGACTCAGGCGAAAACGGCGCACATCGGGCCAGGTGAGCCGATAGAGTCCGGCTTCGTGACCTGCATCGTCGGGGTGGAGTACAACGGGCGGGTCGTGATCGGCGGTGACAGTGCCGGCGTCGCCGGGTGGTCGGTGACCGTCCGGGGCGACACCAAGGTCTTCCGCAACGGCGCCTACATCATGGGCTTCACCGACTCGTTCCGGATGGGCCAGCTGCTGCGGTACAGCCTGGTCCCGCCCATGCCGCACACCTGGGACCTGGACCGGTTCATGGCGACCGAGTTCGTCGCCGCCGTGCGCGACTGCCTGCGCGACGGCGGCTACGCCCGCAACGACTCGGGCAACGAGACCGGCGGCCAGTTCCTCGTCGGCATCCAGGGCCGGCTCTACCGGATCGACTCGGACTTCCAGATCGGCCGCAGCGTCGACGACTACCAGGCGGTCGGCGCCGGCGAGGACTTCGCCTGCGGCTCGCTGCACACCTCGGCCGCCCAGCCGCCGGAGGACCGGGTCCGCCTGGCGCTGGCAGCCGCGGCGCACCACTCGACCGATGTCCGGGCGCCGTTCCACCTTGTCTGGGACCCGGACCAGCCTGCCGACTGAGGCCACGCGCAGGGTCAGCGAGAGAGCTGGCGGATCCGCTGGGTCGCGATGGCCGCCCAGGCGGCGGGACCGGTGATCGGGGTGAACCGGGCGGCGGCGTCGGTCAGGGCGGCGTACTGGTCGTCGCTCAGCCTGATCTCGGCAGCCGCCGCGTTGGACTCCAGCTGCGCCACGCTGGACGCGCCGGGAATGGCGATCACACACGGGTTGTGGATCACCCAGGCGAGGGCGATCTGCGCGCAGCTCGCGTCGTGCGCCGCCGCCACCTCCCGCAGCACGTCGAGCAGCGGGGTCACCCTGGCCAGGTTCTCGGTCAGGAACAGCGGGTTGCCGATCCTCACCTTGCCCGCCGGCTGGTTCGTCACGTCGTACCGGCCGGCGAGCAGGCCCTGGGCCAGCGGGCTCCATGCGATGATCAACCGGCCGGCCCGCTCCGCATACGGGATCAGGATCTCGTCCGGGGCCCGGTGCACGAGGCTGTACTCGACCTGGTTGGACAGGACCGGCCCGCCGAGCGCCGTCTCGGCCGCCTGCCAGCGGGTCAGCGAGTAGTTCGAGACGCCGACGTGGTCGATCAGCCCGACCTCGCGCAGCCCGCGCATGCCGCGCATCGCCGGGCCGTCCTTGACGATCGGGTTCGGCTGGTGCATCTGGTAGAGGTCGAGCCTGCGGACGCCGAGGCGCCGGGCGCTGGCGAGGCCGCGCTGCTCGACGACCGAGGCCACGGGCACCACCGGGAGGATCTTCGTCGCGATGAAGGCCGTCTCGGCGAGCTCCTCACCGGCCTCGCGCAGCGCGGCGCCGACGATCCGTTCGCTCGCGCCCATCCCGTAGATCTCGGCGGTGTCGATCATGGTGATCCCGAGCTCGAGCGCGCGGCGCAGGATCAGATGCGCCTCGCGGCGGGCGTACTCCGGGCCGTAGCCCCAGTTGCCCGACCCGAACTGCCAGGCGCCGAGCCCGATCTTCGAGATCTTCTTCGAGCCCTTGACCGCGTCGCCGACGACCGCGCTCCCCAGGGTCTT contains the following coding sequences:
- a CDS encoding DUF4097 family beta strand repeat-containing protein, translated to MADTSTATAGHGHGGGPAAVRSAAGYRGARGVLLVLGTVLALGLTALAGSQALNWTTGRDKHDQHAVLPASITRLEVSTSSGNVILTGTDGGPAVVDAHLTSTIHAPSLRLDVSGGTAKVSARCGRTFTLSCGATLRITVPAGLTVVAHSSSGDIRATGLRGSLDLGTSSGNVIISGGSGTARLSTSSGDVRAAGLAATSVYAHSSSGNVSLRLTVVPDDVTATSSSGDVRVAVPDTQLPYLVTAHSSSGDRTIGVRTDPTAPRQITVRTSSGNVSVVYGPENQRP
- the fdhD gene encoding formate dehydrogenase accessory sulfurtransferase FdhD, with translation MGRASTRRRIVRVTVGATPGPRVDTVAGEEPLELRLRGRPLAVTMRTPGDDLDLAVGFLVGEGLIGSGADVRSMRYCAGADEDGGQTYNVLDLVLDPAVPEPDLSAAARSFYMTSSCGLCGKASIDAIRLRSRYGVADDPLRVEAAALAGLPAALRRAQRLFAATGGLHAAALADGRGRLELVREDVGRHNAVDKVVGAAARAGLLPLHGRVLLVSGRASFELTQKALLAGIPVLAAVSAPSSLAVDLAAESGMTLVGFLRGDSMNVYAGAERVVTGSGQAEPRRAAAELAAAAAATARDDSGENGAHRAR
- a CDS encoding aldo/keto reductase, yielding MSMRYVNTLGDLGDKTLGSAVVGDAVKGSKKISKIGLGAWQFGSGNWGYGPEYARREAHLILRRALELGITMIDTAEIYGMGASERIVGAALREAGEELAETAFIATKILPVVPVASVVEQRGLASARRLGVRRLDLYQMHQPNPIVKDGPAMRGMRGLREVGLIDHVGVSNYSLTRWQAAETALGGPVLSNQVEYSLVHRAPDEILIPYAERAGRLIIAWSPLAQGLLAGRYDVTNQPAGKVRIGNPLFLTENLARVTPLLDVLREVAAAHDASCAQIALAWVIHNPCVIAIPGASSVAQLESNAAAAEIRLSDDQYAALTDAAARFTPITGPAAWAAIATQRIRQLSR